A single region of the Anguilla rostrata isolate EN2019 chromosome 11, ASM1855537v3, whole genome shotgun sequence genome encodes:
- the LOC135234460 gene encoding intermediate filament protein ON3-like isoform X1, which translates to MSSRSSFSITKTSYGGGGGGGYGGGGGGGGSGRAFSAKSYAGASSSRMSVRSSGGGGGGGFGGGGGGFGGGSMRMGGGGGYGGGGGGGGFIGGGSAYGIPYSSSMGGGGGMGGFGGGITAVTVNHSLLAPVTMEIDPDIQVVRTQEKEQIKTLNNRFASFIDKVRFLEQQNKMLETKWSFLKDQTASRSNIDAMYEAYIANLRRQLDGLGNEKMKLEGELKNMQGMVEDFKNKYEDEINKRASAENEFVLLKKDVDGAYLTKVELEAQVDALQDEINFLRAIYEAELRELQNQVKDTSVVVEMDNSRNLDMDSIVAEVRAQYEDIANRSRAEAESWYKQKYEEMQSSAGKHGDDLRNTKSEIAELNRMISRLQNEIENVKQQRAALEAQIAEAEERGDLAVKDAKARIRDLEEALQRAKQDMARQVREYQELMNVKLALDIEIATYRKLLEGEEFRLAGGGPQATIHVQSTTSTVSAGGGGGGGGEYGGGYGMGGGGGGGGGGGYGYSGGSMGGMGGYGGGGGGSMSMSKSSMVSRSRY; encoded by the exons ATGAGCAGCAGATCCAGCTTCTCTATAACCAAGACCTCATatggaggaggcggcggcggtggctacggaggtggcggcggcggcggcggcagcgggaGGGCTTTCTCCGCTAAGTCGTACGCTggggcctcctcctcccgcaTGTCCGTAAGGTCgagcggtggcggtggcggcggcggcttcggcggcggcggcggcggcttcggCGGTGGAAGCATGAGGatgggcgggggcggaggatacggtggtggtggcggcggcggcggattTATCGGCGGCGGCAGTGCATACGGCATTCCATACAGTAGCAGcatgggtggtggtggtggcatGGGCGGCTTCGGCGGCGGCATCACTGCTGTTACGGTCAACCACAGCCTGCTCGCCCCCGTCACCATGGAGATCGACCCCGACATCCAGGTCGTCCGCACCCAGGAGAAGGAACAGATCAAGACCCTGAACAACCGCTTCGCCTCCTTCATCGATAAG GTACGTTTCCTGGAGCAACAGAACAAGATGCTGGAGACCAAATGGTCCTTCCTGAAGGACCAGACCGCCTCCCGCTCCAACATCGACGCCATGTACGAGGCCTACATCGCCAACCTGCGCAGGCAGCTCGACGGTCTTGGCAACGAGAAAATGAAGCTGGAGGGAGAGCTGAAGAACATGCAAGGCATGGTGGAGGACTTCAAGAACAA GTACGAAGATGAAATCAACAAGCGAGCTTCAGCAGAAAACGAATTTGTCTTGCTCAAGAAG GATGTTGATGGAGCATACCTGACCAAAGTAGAGCTGGAGGCACAGGTTGATGCTCTTCAGGACGAAATTAACTTCCTCAGAGCCATCTACGAAGCG GAGCTGCGTGAGCTGCAGAACCAGGTGAAGGACACCTCCGTGGTGGTGGAGATGGACAACAGTCGCAACCTGGACATGGACTCCATCGTGGCTGAAGTGCGTGCCCAGTACGAGGACATCGCCAACCGCAGCCGCGCAGAGGCCGAGTCCTGGTACAAGCAGAAG TATGAGGAGATGCAGTCCTCTGCCGGGAAACACGGCGATGACCTGCGCAACACCAAGTCCGAGATCGCCGAGTTGAACCGGATGATCAGCCGTCTACAGAACGAGATCGAGAACGTCAAGCAGCAG CGTGCCGCCCTGGAGGCTCAGATCGCAGAGGCCGAGGAGCGCGGGGATCTTGCCGTAAAAGACGCCAAGGCCCGCATCAGGGACCTGGAAGAGGCCCTGCAGAGAGCCAAGCAGGACATGGCCCGCCAGGTACGCGAATACCAGGAGCTGATGAACGTCAAGCTGGCCCTGGACATCGAGATCGCCACCTACAGGAAGctgctggagggagaggagttCAG ACTGGCCGGCGGAGGCCCTCAAGCAACCATCCATGTTCAGTCCACCACAAGCACTGTCAgcgctggcggcggcggcggcggtggcggtgagtac GGAGGCGGTTATGGCAtgggcggcggcggaggcggcggaggcggcggtGGATATGGCTACAGCGGAGGAAGCATGGGAGGCATGGGAGGCtacggtggtggtggtggtggtagcaTGAGCATGAGCAAGAGTTCCATGGTCTCTCGATCTAGATATTAA
- the LOC135234460 gene encoding intermediate filament protein ON3-like isoform X2 — protein sequence MSSRSSFSITKTSYGGGGGGGYGGGGGGGGSGRAFSAKSYAGASSSRMSVRSSGGGGGGGFGGGGGGFGGGSMRMGGGGGYGGGGGGGGFIGGGSAYGIPYSSSMGGGGGMGGFGGGITAVTVNHSLLAPVTMEIDPDIQVVRTQEKEQIKTLNNRFASFIDKVRFLEQQNKMLETKWSFLKDQTASRSNIDAMYEAYIANLRRQLDGLGNEKMKLEGELKNMQGMVEDFKNKYEDEINKRASAENEFVLLKKDVDGAYLTKVELEAQVDALQDEINFLRAIYEAELRELQNQVKDTSVVVEMDNSRNLDMDSIVAEVRAQYEDIANRSRAEAESWYKQKYEEMQSSAGKHGDDLRNTKSEIAELNRMISRLQNEIENVKQQRAALEAQIAEAEERGDLAVKDAKARIRDLEEALQRAKQDMARQVREYQELMNVKLALDIEIATYRKLLEGEEFRLAGGGPQATIHVQSTTSTVSAGGGGGGGGYGGGYGMGGGGGGGGGGGYGYSGGSMGGMGGYGGGGGGSMSMSKSSMVSRSRY from the exons ATGAGCAGCAGATCCAGCTTCTCTATAACCAAGACCTCATatggaggaggcggcggcggtggctacggaggtggcggcggcggcggcggcagcgggaGGGCTTTCTCCGCTAAGTCGTACGCTggggcctcctcctcccgcaTGTCCGTAAGGTCgagcggtggcggtggcggcggcggcttcggcggcggcggcggcggcttcggCGGTGGAAGCATGAGGatgggcgggggcggaggatacggtggtggtggcggcggcggcggattTATCGGCGGCGGCAGTGCATACGGCATTCCATACAGTAGCAGcatgggtggtggtggtggcatGGGCGGCTTCGGCGGCGGCATCACTGCTGTTACGGTCAACCACAGCCTGCTCGCCCCCGTCACCATGGAGATCGACCCCGACATCCAGGTCGTCCGCACCCAGGAGAAGGAACAGATCAAGACCCTGAACAACCGCTTCGCCTCCTTCATCGATAAG GTACGTTTCCTGGAGCAACAGAACAAGATGCTGGAGACCAAATGGTCCTTCCTGAAGGACCAGACCGCCTCCCGCTCCAACATCGACGCCATGTACGAGGCCTACATCGCCAACCTGCGCAGGCAGCTCGACGGTCTTGGCAACGAGAAAATGAAGCTGGAGGGAGAGCTGAAGAACATGCAAGGCATGGTGGAGGACTTCAAGAACAA GTACGAAGATGAAATCAACAAGCGAGCTTCAGCAGAAAACGAATTTGTCTTGCTCAAGAAG GATGTTGATGGAGCATACCTGACCAAAGTAGAGCTGGAGGCACAGGTTGATGCTCTTCAGGACGAAATTAACTTCCTCAGAGCCATCTACGAAGCG GAGCTGCGTGAGCTGCAGAACCAGGTGAAGGACACCTCCGTGGTGGTGGAGATGGACAACAGTCGCAACCTGGACATGGACTCCATCGTGGCTGAAGTGCGTGCCCAGTACGAGGACATCGCCAACCGCAGCCGCGCAGAGGCCGAGTCCTGGTACAAGCAGAAG TATGAGGAGATGCAGTCCTCTGCCGGGAAACACGGCGATGACCTGCGCAACACCAAGTCCGAGATCGCCGAGTTGAACCGGATGATCAGCCGTCTACAGAACGAGATCGAGAACGTCAAGCAGCAG CGTGCCGCCCTGGAGGCTCAGATCGCAGAGGCCGAGGAGCGCGGGGATCTTGCCGTAAAAGACGCCAAGGCCCGCATCAGGGACCTGGAAGAGGCCCTGCAGAGAGCCAAGCAGGACATGGCCCGCCAGGTACGCGAATACCAGGAGCTGATGAACGTCAAGCTGGCCCTGGACATCGAGATCGCCACCTACAGGAAGctgctggagggagaggagttCAG ACTGGCCGGCGGAGGCCCTCAAGCAACCATCCATGTTCAGTCCACCACAAGCACTGTCAgcgctggcggcggcggcggcggtggcg gttacGGAGGCGGTTATGGCAtgggcggcggcggaggcggcggaggcggcggtGGATATGGCTACAGCGGAGGAAGCATGGGAGGCATGGGAGGCtacggtggtggtggtggtggtagcaTGAGCATGAGCAAGAGTTCCATGGTCTCTCGATCTAGATATTAA